In Lysobacter sp. FW306-1B-D06B, the sequence ACTCCAGCGCCTTGCCGTCGGCGGTGGGCACCGACACCGGCAGCACGAACTGGCCCTGCTGGCCGGTGTTGCCGATCAGCGGCGCCGGCAGGAAATGCGGCGCGGGCTGCGCGGCCGATTCGGCCTCGCTGCCCAGGCGCATCACCATCGGACGCTGCGGCACATCGACGATGCGCTCCTTGCGGATGATCGGATCGATCTCGTCGATGACCGTGCGGTAGCGCGCCTCGAGCTGGTCGTTGGGCATGTTGCGCTGCTTGAGCGCGCGGATCACCGCCACGTAGTCGTGCGGATTGGCGACCTTCAGGTCGTTCGCCTTCGCCACCAGCGGGGCGAGCTGCTGCATCGCCGCGCGCGTTTCCATGAACTCCACCTGCGCGCGGCGGATCAGCAGCTTCGGGTCGATGTCGATGCCGTACTGCTTGAGGCTGTTGGCGTAAAGCTCCGGCGGCAGCTTGGTGTCGGTGCGCGCGGTCGGCAGCACGTTGGCGCGGGCCCAGCTGCCGTAATCCTTCAGCTGCGTTTCCATCGCGGCCAGCGCTTGCTGCGCGCCTTCGATCTTGTACTTGTCGAACAGCTTGCGGATGCCGGCGATGTAGGTATCGACGTTGCCCAGCGACTGCTCGACTTCCAGCCTGGTGGGATACGTGAGCTTCGTGTCGGAGGCGCGCTCGGTGTAGCGGGCCTTCGCCAGCTCGGTGATCGGCGTGGTTTCGGTGCCCTGGCCGACGTAGTTCTTCAGTCGTTCCAGCGCCTTGGCGCGACGCTCCGGCGGCGTCTGGTCGGACAGCAGGCCCTGCAGGCCGCTGAAGACGATCTGCGGCACGTCGTTCCACGGCAGCATCAGGCGTTCGTTGAGCTCGCTGCTCTCGATGCTGTCGTCGGCGGCGCGGATCATGATTTCCAGATCCTGGCGCACGTTCGGATCGCGCTCGGTGGCGAGCTTGGCCTTGAGTTCGTCGCGCGCCTTCGCGGTCTGCGCGCGGAAACGCTTGGAGACATCGGGCTTGAGATCGGCGACGCGTTCGTCGTAACCGGGCACGCCGAAGAACGACATCTGCTCCGGCGCGAATTCCGCCTGCGACTTGAGCAGGACCTGGGCGTATTCGTTGCTCTGGGTCACCCAGGCCGGCGAAGGCTTGGGTGCGGCGGCAGACTTGGCGGCGGGCTGCGCCGTCTGGGCCAGCACGGGGGCGCCGACGGCGAGGGTGAGGGACAGGGCGATCGCGAGGGTCAGCGGCTTGATCATGGCTTCGCAGGAGGATGGGTCCGCCGGCGAGCATGAGGGGTCAGGTCTGACGAGGCCATCCCTCTAACGTCATGCGCGGTTGCTTATCTGCAGCTTGTTGCTCCTCCCCCTGCGTGCAGGGGGAGGTTGGGAGGGGGTTGTGAGGCGCGTCAGCGCCGAACTCGCCGCGTTGCGGCTTCGCGACCCCTCCCCAACCCTCTCCTGCAAGCAGGGGAGGGAGCAACAGCGGAGGCGTCGCCAACCCTCAGGGCTTCAGACACCGCGCGAAGAAATTCTCCGTCAGGCGCAGGCGTTGCAGGTTGTCGTCGCCCTTGAAGCCGTGCTTCGCGCCCGGGAAGGTCTTCAGTTCGAAGGCCTGGCCGCGTGCGTTCATGGCCTCGGCGAGCGCGGTGGTGTGCGTGAGCAGCACGTTGTCGTCGGCCATGCCGTGGATCACCAGCAGCGGCGACTTCAGTCCGTCCACGTGCGTGAGCACGCGCGCTTCGCGGTACCCGTCGGTGTTGGCCGACGGCAGGCCCATGTAGCGCTCGGTGTAGTGCGTGTCGTACAGGCCCCAGTCGGTGAC encodes:
- a CDS encoding DUF885 domain-containing protein, which gives rise to MKPLTLAIALSLTLAVGAPVLAQTAQPAAKSAAAPKPSPAWVTQSNEYAQVLLKSQAEFAPEQMSFFGVPGYDERVADLKPDVSKRFRAQTAKARDELKAKLATERDPNVRQDLEIMIRAADDSIESSELNERLMLPWNDVPQIVFSGLQGLLSDQTPPERRAKALERLKNYVGQGTETTPITELAKARYTERASDTKLTYPTRLEVEQSLGNVDTYIAGIRKLFDKYKIEGAQQALAAMETQLKDYGSWARANVLPTARTDTKLPPELYANSLKQYGIDIDPKLLIRRAQVEFMETRAAMQQLAPLVAKANDLKVANPHDYVAVIRALKQRNMPNDQLEARYRTVIDEIDPIIRKERIVDVPQRPMVMRLGSEAESAAQPAPHFLPAPLIGNTGQQGQFVLPVSVPTADGKALEYDDFNFDAVRWTLSAHEGRPGHELQFTAMVERGISLARTMFAFNSVNVEGWALYAEAEMVPYEPLDGQLIALQFRLMRAARAMLDPMLNLGLIDREEAGRILRDKVGLSEAMTKQELDRYTFNAPGQAGSYFYGYSRILELRMETEIALGDKFDRLAFNNFLLDQGLLPPDLLAKAVREQFVPAQKALAKKK